TGGCTCGACGCGCGCATCGCAGAGCTCGCCCCGCGCCACTTCGCGCTCGTGATGGCCACCGGCATCGTGTCGATCGCCGCGTGGCTCGAAGGGCTGGAGGGGCTCGCGCGCGTCCTCCTCGGCTTCAACCTGCTCGCCTACGGCGTGCTCGTGGCGCTCACGATCGCGCGGGCCGCGCGCCATCGCGCCCGGCTCGTGGCCGACGCCCTCGACCATCGCCGCGCCCCGGACTTCTTCACGCTCGTCGCCGGCACGGGCGTCCTCGGCACCCAGCTCCTCACGATCCGCAGCGACCCGACGCTCCCCTGGATCCTGTGGATCACCGCGGCGGTGCTGTGGGTCGCCATCACCTACGGCTTCTTCACCGTCGTCACGATCAAGCAGGACAAGCCCCCGATCGAGACCGGCCTCAGCGGCTCGTGGCTGCTGGTCGTCGTCGCGACGCAGTCGCTCGCGGTGCTGGGCCCCCTCCTCGCGCAGGGACAGGAGCCGGGACGGGAGCGCGACGCGATCCTCCTGACCTGCCTCTCCCTGTTCTTCGTCGGCTGCCTCCTCTACGGCGTCCTGATCACCCTGATCCTCTATCGCTTCATCTTCTTCCCCTTCACCTCCGTGCAGCTCGCACCGCCCTACTGGATCAACATGGGCGCCGTCGCGATCACCACGGTGGCGGCGTCGAGCCTGCTGGGCGCGGCCGCCCTCTCGCCCCTCCTCGCGGAGCTCGTGCCCGTCCTGCGCGGCCTCGCCATCGCGTTCTGGGCGACCGCCTCCTGGTGGATCCCCCTCCTCGTGCTGCTCGGCATCTGGCGCCACGGCCACGGGCGCGTCCGCATCACCTACGACCCCCAGTACTGGGGGCTCGTCTTCCCGCTCGGCATGTACACCACCGCGACCGTCCGCCTCTCGCACGCCCTCGAGCTCCCCTTCCTCCTCGTGATCTCCCGCGGCTTCGTCTTCGTCGCGATCGCCGCCTGGACCCTGACCCTCCTCGGTCTCGGCCGCGCGCTCCTCCGGACCCGCGCGTGAGGGGCCACCCCGCGCCCGACCCGGGCGCCCGGCGCCGCAGCCGCTGCACGGGCCAGCCCCCATCGAGGCCACGGGCTGACCTCCGCCCGCAGAGCCCTCCTGGGAATCGCGCTGCTCCTCTGGGCCGCGCTCGCCTCCTGGACCTTCAGCTTCCGCTTCCGCTCGTCCTTCTTCGAGCACGCCCTCGCCTGTTGGCTGGAAGACGGCCAAGCCCGGGCTTCACAGCCTGCGCGCCACGTGGTGCAGCCCGAGCTCCTTCCATTCTTTCGGTCGGGTCGCGGGGACGAAGTCCAGCACGTCGCGCGGCAGGAGGCAGAGCGCGCGGTCGTAGTCCTCGGGCTTGCGCTGGCGGTAGCCGCCGGGCGGGCTCTCGCCGTAGGGCGGCGAGATCTCGCGCACCGCGGTCGCGTCGCCCGCGCAGGCG
The DNA window shown above is from Deltaproteobacteria bacterium and carries:
- a CDS encoding tellurite resistance/C4-dicarboxylate transporter family protein; this translates as MIRWLDARIAELAPRHFALVMATGIVSIAAWLEGLEGLARVLLGFNLLAYGVLVALTIARAARHRARLVADALDHRRAPDFFTLVAGTGVLGTQLLTIRSDPTLPWILWITAAVLWVAITYGFFTVVTIKQDKPPIETGLSGSWLLVVVATQSLAVLGPLLAQGQEPGRERDAILLTCLSLFFVGCLLYGVLITLILYRFIFFPFTSVQLAPPYWINMGAVAITTVAASSLLGAAALSPLLAELVPVLRGLAIAFWATASWWIPLLVLLGIWRHGHGRVRITYDPQYWGLVFPLGMYTTATVRLSHALELPFLLVISRGFVFVAIAAWTLTLLGLGRALLRTRA